Proteins encoded in a region of the Longimicrobiaceae bacterium genome:
- a CDS encoding ketoacyl-ACP synthase III, with protein sequence MRHAVITGTGSFVPERVLTNADLSRMLGEDVDPFVRGTLGIEERHVCAPGESTADLAEQAARRALADAGVGPEDVDLLIVSTDTPEYVSPATSSVLHGRLGMAGRTGTFDVNSACAGFATALDVAWKYLRADERYRRVLVVAVYAMSRFLDYGDKKTATIFADGAGAVVLEASDEPGILASELFADGTLADGMGVFAGGTAEPVTDEVLRDGYRNRLRFVRKYPKEVNEEGWPRIVRSVLGRIGERVEDVDLWLWTQVNRSTIEVVMDRLGEPMDKAHTVMGKWGYTGSACLPMALDDAARAGRLHPGDLVVLTGSGAGLSMGCVALRWARNGHPGGTDDGRGHV encoded by the coding sequence ATGCGCCACGCGGTCATCACCGGCACCGGCTCCTTCGTCCCCGAGCGCGTCCTCACCAACGCGGACCTGTCGCGCATGCTGGGGGAGGACGTGGACCCCTTCGTCCGCGGCACGCTGGGGATCGAGGAGCGGCACGTCTGCGCGCCCGGCGAGTCCACCGCCGACCTGGCGGAGCAGGCCGCGCGGCGGGCGCTGGCGGACGCCGGGGTCGGGCCGGAGGACGTGGACCTGCTGATCGTCTCCACCGACACCCCGGAGTACGTCTCGCCCGCCACCTCGTCGGTGCTGCACGGGCGGCTGGGGATGGCGGGGCGCACGGGGACCTTCGACGTGAACAGCGCATGCGCCGGGTTCGCGACGGCGCTCGACGTCGCGTGGAAGTACCTGCGGGCGGACGAGCGCTACCGGCGCGTGCTGGTGGTGGCGGTCTACGCCATGTCCCGCTTCCTGGACTACGGGGACAAGAAGACGGCCACCATCTTCGCGGACGGCGCGGGCGCGGTCGTGCTGGAAGCCTCGGACGAGCCCGGGATCCTGGCCTCGGAGCTCTTCGCGGACGGGACGCTCGCCGACGGCATGGGCGTCTTCGCGGGGGGGACGGCGGAGCCGGTCACGGACGAGGTGCTGCGCGACGGCTACCGCAACCGGCTCCGCTTCGTCCGCAAGTACCCCAAGGAGGTCAACGAGGAGGGGTGGCCGCGGATCGTCCGCTCCGTGCTCGGCCGCATCGGCGAGCGCGTGGAGGACGTGGACCTCTGGCTCTGGACGCAGGTGAACCGCTCCACAATCGAGGTCGTGATGGACCGGCTGGGAGAGCCCATGGACAAGGCGCACACGGTGATGGGGAAGTGGGGGTACACCGGCTCCGCCTGCCTCCCCATGGCGCTGGACGACGCGGCGCGCGCCGGACGCCTCCACCCCGGCGACCTGGTGGTGCTCACCGGGTCGGGGGCGGGGCTTTCGATGGGGTGCGTGGCGCTCCGCTGGGCGCGCAACGGACACCCCGGCGGGACGGACGACGGGAGGGGCCATGTCTGA